A section of the Pseudomonas fluorescens genome encodes:
- a CDS encoding fimbria/pilus outer membrane usher protein, with amino-acid sequence MFFLLGNRPNHYISSERTSCAPATCTSLKLSALFLAILVGSPAWAVADEPSLEVFNTTFLQGAQSSVDLQQLLSANSVLPGNYRVDLYSNEVLVGRRDIDFKRNPQTGRVDACLTQDLLKQLGIDMPLLQAQGKLDPSQPQDCYDLPTLIDQATLRYDTSRLRLAASIPQVAMQRGMRGYVDPQLWDDGVPAAFINYQLNSSRTAGDYETRINNNLGLRNGINLGAWRLRNESNLSSGTGRASNFTSNRSYVQHDVTALKGQFSAGEIFSDTDLFDSVRYRGLKLASDEGMRADSERGYAPVIRGVAQTNATVEIRQNDYILYTANVAPGPFEINDIYPSGSNGDLEITIIEADGRRHITTQAFSSLPIMVREGQVKYSVSAGKFSSNANGLASPQFVSSTLAYGLTSNLSAIVGLQVSEDYKALSLGAGRNTSLGAVSMDVTHSSSAAQGQTTQGNSVRALYAKTFAGTDTNFTLAAYRYSTEGYRTLTDHVEDTSEGAVKRTGNSKTRTDLTINQSIGRNREFGSLYVNASDQRYWNRGGAQSFSAGYNSNWGDLSYNLGVTRTKQIARWGAPDSDTQLNLSFSFPLGSQPRAPRAFVTTSTQQGDTSTQAGINGYVADTSDVFYSVQAGHSRTGGQSGSANLNSRTAMADLSLGYSQGRGYDAQNLNVAGSVVAHAGGINLGQTVSETFALAQVPGISGAKISSYSGVETGRNGYAIVPSAQPYRVNWISLDTRDLGGDVEITQATQQLVPRRGAVVLARYSGKSGRRVLFELFDAQHQRMAFGASLEDATGKQLAIADPSGNALVLLEEDQGSLTIKWGDQHCTAPYALAAQNRALNYERQTLVCRSESAGE; translated from the coding sequence ATGTTCTTTCTTTTAGGCAACAGGCCCAATCATTACATATCAAGCGAGCGCACTTCATGCGCGCCGGCAACGTGTACATCACTCAAGTTAAGTGCGCTGTTCCTGGCGATTCTTGTCGGCTCGCCTGCTTGGGCCGTTGCCGATGAGCCGTCCCTGGAAGTGTTCAACACCACCTTTTTGCAAGGTGCACAATCGTCGGTAGACCTGCAACAACTGCTGTCGGCCAACAGCGTGCTGCCCGGTAACTACCGGGTCGACCTGTACAGTAACGAGGTGCTGGTGGGCCGGCGCGACATCGACTTCAAGCGCAACCCGCAGACCGGTCGGGTCGACGCCTGCCTGACCCAGGACTTGCTCAAGCAACTGGGGATCGACATGCCTCTTTTGCAAGCCCAGGGCAAGCTCGACCCCAGCCAACCCCAGGACTGCTACGACCTGCCGACGCTGATCGACCAGGCCACCCTGCGCTATGACACCAGCCGTCTGCGCCTGGCGGCGAGTATTCCGCAGGTCGCGATGCAACGCGGCATGCGCGGCTATGTCGACCCCCAGCTCTGGGACGATGGCGTGCCGGCGGCATTTATCAACTATCAACTCAACAGCAGCCGCACCGCGGGCGACTATGAGACGCGTATCAATAACAACCTGGGGCTGCGCAACGGCATCAACCTGGGCGCATGGCGCCTGCGCAACGAATCGAACCTGAGCAGCGGCACCGGGCGTGCGAGCAACTTCACCAGCAACCGCAGCTACGTGCAGCATGACGTGACGGCGCTCAAGGGGCAGTTCAGTGCCGGCGAGATTTTTTCCGATACCGACCTGTTCGACAGCGTGCGCTACCGTGGCTTGAAGCTGGCCTCCGATGAAGGCATGCGTGCCGACAGCGAGCGCGGTTATGCCCCGGTGATCCGTGGCGTGGCGCAGACCAATGCCACGGTAGAAATCCGCCAGAACGACTACATCCTCTACACCGCCAACGTTGCGCCAGGGCCTTTCGAGATCAACGATATCTACCCCAGTGGCTCGAACGGCGACCTGGAAATCACCATCATCGAAGCCGACGGCCGTCGTCACATCACCACACAGGCGTTCTCCAGCCTGCCGATCATGGTGCGTGAAGGCCAGGTCAAATACAGCGTTTCTGCCGGTAAATTCAGCAGCAACGCCAATGGCTTGGCGAGCCCGCAATTTGTCAGCAGCACCCTCGCCTACGGCCTTACCAGCAACCTCAGCGCGATTGTCGGCCTGCAAGTCAGCGAAGACTACAAGGCGCTCTCCCTGGGGGCGGGCAGGAACACATCGCTGGGCGCCGTGTCGATGGATGTCACGCACTCGTCGAGCGCTGCCCAGGGGCAAACGACCCAGGGCAACAGTGTGCGCGCGTTGTATGCCAAGACCTTTGCCGGCACTGACACTAACTTCACCCTGGCCGCGTATCGTTACTCGACCGAGGGGTACCGCACCCTGACCGATCACGTCGAAGACACCAGCGAAGGTGCCGTCAAGCGCACCGGCAATTCGAAAACCCGCACTGACCTGACGATCAACCAAAGTATCGGGCGCAACCGCGAGTTCGGCAGCCTCTACGTGAACGCCAGCGACCAGCGCTATTGGAACCGCGGCGGCGCCCAGAGCTTTTCCGCCGGCTACAACAGCAACTGGGGCGACCTGAGCTACAACCTGGGCGTGACACGTACCAAACAGATTGCCCGTTGGGGCGCACCTGACTCCGATACGCAGCTCAACCTGTCTTTTTCATTCCCCTTGGGCAGCCAGCCCCGGGCACCACGGGCTTTTGTCACCACCAGCACCCAGCAAGGCGACACCAGCACCCAGGCCGGTATCAACGGCTATGTGGCCGATACCAGCGACGTGTTCTATTCGGTCCAGGCCGGCCATAGCCGTACCGGCGGTCAATCGGGATCGGCCAACCTCAATAGCCGCACCGCCATGGCCGATCTCAGCCTGGGGTACAGCCAGGGTCGCGGTTATGACGCGCAAAACCTCAACGTTGCCGGTTCGGTGGTGGCGCACGCCGGCGGTATCAACCTGGGGCAGACCGTCAGCGAAACCTTTGCCCTGGCCCAGGTGCCAGGCATCAGCGGGGCAAAGATCAGCAGCTACAGTGGGGTTGAAACCGGGCGCAACGGCTACGCCATCGTGCCTTCGGCACAGCCTTATCGGGTGAACTGGATCAGCCTCGACACCCGCGACCTGGGCGGTGATGTTGAAATCACCCAGGCTACGCAGCAACTGGTACCCCGTCGCGGGGCGGTGGTATTGGCCCGCTACAGCGGGAAAAGCGGGCGGCGCGTGCTGTTTGAGCTATTTGATGCACAGCACCAGCGCATGGCGTTCGGCGCCTCACTGGAAGACGCCACGGGCAAACAATTGGCCATCGCCGACCCCAGCGGCAATGCCTTGGTGCTGCTTGAAGAGGACCAGGGCAGCCTGACGATCAAGTGGGGCGACCAGCACTGTACCGCGCCGTATGCACTGGCGGCGCAAAACAGGGCGCTGAACTACGAGCGCCAGACACTGGTGTGCAGGAGCGAGTCCGCTGGCGAATGA
- a CDS encoding site-specific integrase: MTEISRNPLTLYLSRLAPSSQLTMRYVLQDAADRLGFEEINLEDIDWHLLQPEHVMALVAVLREDGYAPNTSSLYVNAVRGVMNEAWRISLISQEHLLKMRSVKATAGTRLSQGRNLRRTLIRELMDVCAADPRPQGLRDAAVIGILYGSGMRKSESVNLDLAQVNFAERSLRVMGKGNKELLKYAPAWAFAKLQAWLEFRREHLKEGEQDDSFLFNRIRRGSHITRERITKHAIYYIARQRGEQVGVKIMPHDFRRSFITRVIEEHDLSIAQKLAHHTNIQTTASYDVRDDNERRRAIDRFDL, translated from the coding sequence TTGACCGAGATTTCCCGCAATCCCCTGACCCTGTACCTCTCCCGCCTGGCGCCCTCCAGCCAATTGACCATGCGCTACGTGCTGCAAGATGCTGCCGACCGCCTGGGGTTTGAAGAGATCAATCTGGAAGATATCGACTGGCATCTGTTGCAGCCCGAGCACGTGATGGCACTGGTCGCCGTGTTGCGTGAAGACGGGTACGCGCCCAATACCTCGTCGCTGTATGTCAACGCCGTGCGCGGGGTGATGAACGAAGCCTGGCGCATCAGCCTGATCAGCCAGGAACACCTGCTCAAGATGCGCTCGGTCAAGGCCACCGCCGGCACGCGCTTGAGCCAGGGGCGCAACCTGCGCCGCACCCTGATCCGCGAATTGATGGACGTCTGCGCTGCCGATCCAAGGCCACAAGGCCTGCGGGATGCGGCGGTGATCGGGATCCTCTACGGCTCGGGGATGCGCAAGTCAGAGTCGGTCAACCTCGACCTGGCCCAGGTGAATTTTGCAGAACGCAGCCTGCGGGTGATGGGCAAGGGCAACAAGGAGTTGCTCAAGTACGCACCGGCCTGGGCGTTTGCCAAGTTGCAGGCCTGGCTGGAATTTCGCCGCGAGCACTTAAAGGAAGGGGAGCAGGACGATAGCTTCCTGTTCAATCGCATCCGCCGCGGCAGCCATATCACCCGCGAACGCATCACCAAGCATGCGATTTACTACATAGCCCGCCAGCGCGGCGAACAGGTGGGGGTGAAGATCATGCCCCATGATTTCCGCCGTTCGTTCATCACCCGGGTCATCGAGGAGCATGACCTGTCCATCGCGCAGAAACTGGCGCATCACACCAATATCCAGACCACCGCCAGCTACGATGTACGCGATGACAACGAGCGGCGGCGAGCGATTGATCGGTTTGATCTTTGA
- a CDS encoding M949_RS01915 family surface polysaccharide biosynthesis protein, with the protein MNNVQFLRGQSRPVLMVVWMTLGAAHAAGAAEEVRLTPLAQVPSGVEVRGRQVAAYGWDDRQGHNLLVLAEQEAGERDDDGTQSASIYAAQYLLEGDRPKRLWMLHDDVQRCEFDAGLHFDNAATRVTDLLGDGLSQVTVGYSRTCTSDVSPREFKLIMHIGKSHKYGLRGVDRYGASWWDEEAGALRGMPLPADCSVAGQQALVSQYKEQGTDLPLPGCYNDEQDFAKAPAGLLAFMRQQWFALMQKQNADWSQQQSPAPVEDEP; encoded by the coding sequence ATGAATAACGTGCAGTTTTTACGGGGTCAATCAAGGCCGGTCTTGATGGTGGTGTGGATGACGCTGGGGGCAGCCCATGCCGCTGGAGCCGCCGAGGAGGTAAGGCTCACGCCGTTGGCTCAGGTTCCGTCCGGGGTCGAGGTCCGGGGCAGGCAAGTGGCAGCGTACGGCTGGGATGACCGTCAGGGTCACAATCTGTTGGTCTTGGCCGAGCAGGAAGCGGGGGAGCGTGATGACGACGGTACACAGTCGGCGTCGATCTATGCGGCTCAGTACCTGTTGGAGGGGGATCGCCCCAAGCGCCTGTGGATGTTGCATGACGATGTGCAGCGCTGCGAATTCGACGCCGGCCTACACTTCGATAACGCCGCGACCCGCGTCACTGACCTGCTCGGCGACGGCCTGAGCCAAGTGACAGTGGGCTATTCGCGCACCTGCACCAGTGATGTCAGCCCCCGCGAGTTCAAGTTGATCATGCACATCGGTAAGTCGCACAAGTACGGGCTGCGCGGTGTCGACCGCTACGGTGCCAGTTGGTGGGACGAGGAGGCGGGTGCACTGCGCGGTATGCCGCTGCCGGCAGATTGCAGCGTTGCCGGACAGCAGGCGTTGGTCAGTCAATACAAGGAGCAGGGCACCGACCTGCCATTGCCAGGCTGCTACAACGACGAGCAGGACTTCGCCAAGGCGCCCGCCGGGCTGTTGGCGTTCATGCGTCAGCAGTGGTTTGCGCTGATGCAAAAACAGAACGCCGACTGGAGCCAGCAGCAGAGCCCGGCACCGGTCGAGGATGAGCCCTAG
- the arnC gene encoding undecaprenyl-phosphate 4-deoxy-4-formamido-L-arabinose transferase — protein MKPYPIHCVSVVIPVYNEEQSLPELLRRTRAACKQLAYEYEIILVDDGSRDSSAQLLEDAAAEPGSHVVAVILNRNYGQHAAIMAGFEQCRGQVVITLDADLQNPPEEIPRLVEQAALGYDVVATVRSNRQDSAFRRWPSRLINLAVQRSTGVAMSDYGCMLRAYRRTIVDAMLACRERSTFIPILANGFARHTTEIPVHHAEREHGESKYSAMRLISLMFDLLTCMTTTPLRLLSIVGFSLAALGMLFAFALIVMRLAFGADWAGDGLFVLFAVLFVFTGGQFIGMGLLGEYLGRMYSDVRARPRFFIEKVLRNQPTAPAPVVIVDGLPSSQSSTSSSSQVSS, from the coding sequence TTGAAACCCTACCCTATTCATTGCGTGTCGGTTGTTATCCCGGTCTACAACGAAGAACAAAGCCTGCCCGAATTGCTGCGCCGTACCCGTGCTGCGTGCAAGCAGTTGGCCTATGAATACGAAATCATTCTGGTGGACGACGGCAGCCGCGACAGTTCCGCCCAATTGCTGGAAGACGCGGCAGCCGAGCCCGGCAGCCATGTGGTGGCCGTGATCCTCAACCGCAACTACGGCCAGCACGCGGCAATCATGGCCGGGTTTGAACAATGTCGGGGCCAGGTGGTGATTACCCTCGATGCCGACCTGCAAAACCCGCCGGAGGAGATCCCGCGCCTGGTGGAGCAAGCGGCCCTGGGCTACGACGTGGTCGCCACCGTGCGCAGCAACCGCCAGGACTCGGCCTTTCGCCGCTGGCCGTCGCGCCTGATCAACCTGGCTGTGCAGCGCTCTACCGGCGTGGCCATGAGCGACTACGGCTGCATGCTGCGGGCCTACCGGCGGACCATCGTCGACGCCATGCTCGCCTGCCGTGAGCGCAGCACTTTTATCCCGATCCTGGCCAACGGCTTTGCCCGTCATACCACGGAAATCCCGGTACACCACGCCGAGCGCGAACACGGTGAATCCAAGTACAGCGCCATGCGCCTGATCAGCCTGATGTTCGACCTGCTGACCTGCATGACCACCACGCCCCTGCGCCTGCTGTCCATCGTCGGCTTCAGCCTCGCGGCCCTGGGCATGCTGTTTGCGTTTGCCCTGATCGTCATGCGCCTGGCCTTCGGTGCCGATTGGGCCGGCGATGGCCTGTTCGTGCTGTTCGCCGTGTTGTTTGTGTTTACCGGCGGCCAGTTCATCGGCATGGGCCTGCTGGGTGAATACCTGGGGCGCATGTACAGCGATGTGCGTGCCCGTCCACGGTTCTTTATTGAAAAGGTGCTGCGCAACCAGCCGACCGCACCGGCACCGGTGGTCATCGTCGATGGCCTGCCCTCCTCCCAGTCTTCCACTTCCTCTTCCAGTCAGGTTTCGTCATGA